A single region of the Anaerolineales bacterium genome encodes:
- a CDS encoding Crp/Fnr family transcriptional regulator: protein MGCSLNHAWIARVPMFIRLCTKSQQALDAHVLIRAYPKGGAIFLEGHHPTGLCMVVSGLVRIYRMLEDGKMHVHTYVRPYATCNVIAALDGRPNPTSAAAMTDTQIGWLPREALITLMANDADLMMACIRLLTLQNRELMARADDLSFRTVPSRLARLLLQRGGFEGEANIPLDSLSQDEIAAVLGTSREVLGRALRQLYDLGLMRREGRKYVIIDRAGLETLAGE from the coding sequence ATGGGCTGCTCGTTGAATCATGCTTGGATTGCCCGTGTGCCAATGTTCATCCGGCTCTGCACCAAAAGCCAGCAGGCGCTTGATGCCCATGTCCTGATTCGCGCTTACCCAAAGGGTGGGGCGATTTTCCTTGAAGGGCATCACCCCACCGGTTTGTGTATGGTCGTCTCTGGCTTGGTGCGCATTTACCGGATGTTGGAGGATGGGAAGATGCACGTGCATACCTACGTGCGTCCTTACGCCACCTGCAATGTGATCGCCGCGCTGGATGGACGCCCCAACCCTACCAGCGCCGCCGCCATGACAGACACGCAGATTGGCTGGCTCCCCCGCGAGGCGCTGATCACGCTCATGGCAAATGATGCCGATTTGATGATGGCGTGTATCCGCCTGCTGACGCTTCAGAATCGGGAACTCATGGCGCGGGCGGATGATCTCAGCTTTCGCACCGTGCCAAGTCGTTTGGCACGGCTGCTGTTGCAGCGGGGCGGCTTTGAGGGCGAGGCGAATATCCCCCTCGACAGCCTCTCCCAAGACGAGATCGCAGCGGTTTTGGGAACAAGCCGCGAGGTATTGGGGCGGGCGCTACGCCAACTCTACGATCTCGGTCTGATGCGGCGGGAGGGGCGGAAATACGTGATCATTGATCGGGCGGGCTTGGAAACATTAGCGGGAGAGTAG
- a CDS encoding SUMF1/EgtB/PvdO family nonheme iron enzyme, with the protein MALDYLNFDLRLDDHPLGGYTVAVVNSPAGETSGTFDLQFPDLENLLLRLENAVIKGSQRGGARRRLYSPEEKTVQDFGHQLFQTLFPADIRSLYDQSRILAQNESKGLRLRLRINSPKLSAMPWEFLYDPRGAGRYLSLFNDTPLIRYLETPYPVTPLTIPAGEPLRILGMIAAPTDQEALDVDGERAHIEDALSDVSNVALTWVSGGTVRALTNALDAGQWHIFHFIGHGLLNTRTKEGMIALCNTQGKTHPFSASQLATLLADHQPLRFAYLNSCEGAKSDSADLYSSTASILVGSGLAAVLAMQYEIFDEGAKCFAKRFYEALANGDPVDQAATKGRKAIRSEAGSIMEWGTPVLTMRSPDGVLFTVRPAQKPAPSPLAGRDEDPVALFNEASACVEGERYSEATALYERLLGWAPPFRERQVRALLKQAEELLAEQEKARAAQKRLEEAEERFSDLETFVQLARTESAKAHAREEIQQFLADYPEYKTDANVLALWERVKPPPPPKPPEPALGTRMTDEKGVIMVYVPPGTFQMGSSNDADERPIHSVTIERGFWLDLTPVTNASYAQFIKDGGYKTETYWTPGGWAWRKTADKTAPRDYDDFTAPQQPRVGVTWFEAYAYCQWREGRLPTEAEWEWAARGERSLVYPWGNDFKRDSSVVIYGENSGRKSHPVGEGIRVAGASWVGALDMSGNVWEWISSLYTPYPYDGNDGREADTGDRTDVLRVLRGGSWGDSQDNVRAANRFRVDPANQFNRWGFRLARSYR; encoded by the coding sequence ATGGCATTGGACTACCTTAATTTTGACCTTCGTTTGGATGATCATCCCCTCGGCGGTTATACGGTTGCGGTGGTCAATTCCCCCGCTGGTGAAACATCTGGCACATTTGATCTCCAATTTCCCGATCTTGAAAACCTCCTTCTGCGCCTTGAAAATGCGGTGATAAAGGGGTCACAACGGGGCGGCGCACGACGGCGACTTTACTCTCCAGAAGAAAAGACCGTGCAAGATTTTGGTCATCAGTTGTTTCAGACATTGTTTCCCGCCGATATACGAAGTCTCTATGATCAATCGCGTATCCTTGCCCAGAACGAGAGTAAGGGACTTCGCCTTCGCCTGCGGATCAATTCCCCCAAACTGAGCGCCATGCCATGGGAATTTCTTTACGATCCGCGTGGGGCGGGACGGTACCTGAGTCTTTTCAACGATACACCCCTTATCCGCTATTTAGAAACACCTTACCCCGTTACCCCTCTCACCATTCCAGCCGGTGAGCCATTACGCATTTTAGGGATGATTGCCGCCCCAACGGATCAAGAGGCATTGGATGTAGACGGGGAACGCGCCCATATTGAGGACGCCTTATCTGATGTATCGAATGTTGCTCTCACATGGGTCTCTGGGGGGACTGTTCGAGCCCTGACTAACGCCCTTGATGCGGGGCAATGGCATATCTTTCATTTCATTGGGCATGGGTTGCTCAATACCCGAACAAAGGAGGGCATGATTGCCCTTTGCAACACGCAAGGAAAAACCCATCCGTTCAGTGCCAGCCAATTGGCAACATTACTTGCGGATCACCAACCCTTGCGCTTTGCCTATTTGAATTCTTGCGAAGGGGCAAAAAGTGACAGTGCTGATTTGTATTCCAGCACCGCCTCTATTCTTGTGGGGAGCGGTTTGGCGGCAGTGTTGGCAATGCAGTATGAAATTTTTGATGAGGGCGCCAAATGCTTTGCCAAACGCTTCTACGAGGCGTTGGCAAACGGCGATCCTGTGGATCAAGCGGCAACTAAGGGGCGTAAGGCAATACGGAGCGAGGCGGGCAGCATCATGGAATGGGGGACGCCCGTCTTGACGATGCGCAGCCCCGACGGGGTGTTGTTCACGGTGCGTCCCGCCCAGAAACCCGCCCCCTCCCCGCTTGCGGGGAGGGATGAAGACCCCGTCGCGTTGTTCAATGAGGCAAGCGCCTGTGTAGAGGGCGAGCGCTACAGCGAGGCAACTGCCCTCTACGAACGGCTTTTGGGGTGGGCACCTCCCTTCCGTGAGCGGCAGGTACGCGCCCTCTTGAAGCAGGCGGAAGAACTTCTTGCCGAACAAGAGAAGGCACGCGCTGCGCAGAAACGGCTGGAAGAAGCAGAAGAACGTTTTTCGGACTTGGAAACCTTCGTCCAGCTTGCCCGAACAGAGAGCGCCAAAGCGCACGCCCGCGAGGAGATTCAGCAGTTCTTAGCGGATTACCCCGAATACAAGACCGATGCCAACGTCTTGGCGCTGTGGGAGAGGGTGAAACCGCCCCCACCGCCGAAACCCCCCGAACCCGCCCTGGGCACGCGGATGACCGACGAGAAAGGGGTAATCATGGTCTACGTCCCGCCGGGGACGTTCCAAATGGGGAGCAGCAATGATGCTGACGAGCGGCCGATCCATTCGGTGACCATTGAACGGGGCTTCTGGCTTGACCTGACGCCGGTGACAAACGCCTCCTATGCCCAATTCATCAAGGACGGCGGCTACAAAACGGAAACATACTGGACGCCCGGCGGCTGGGCATGGCGGAAAACGGCGGACAAGACCGCACCGAGGGACTACGACGACTTCACCGCTCCCCAGCAGCCCCGCGTGGGGGTGACATGGTTCGAGGCATACGCCTACTGCCAATGGCGGGAAGGTCGCTTGCCCACCGAGGCGGAATGGGAATGGGCAGCGCGGGGAGAAAGGAGTCTCGTTTACCCTTGGGGAAATGACTTCAAGCGCGATAGCAGCGTGGTGATCTATGGTGAGAATTCTGGCAGAAAAAGCCACCCTGTGGGGGAGGGGATACGGGTGGCGGGGGCGTCATGGGTGGGGGCGTTGGACATGAGCGGGAATGTGTGGGAGTGGATAAGCAGCCTCTACACCCCATACCCTTACGACGGCAATGACGGGCGCGAGGCGGACACCGGAGACCGCACGGATGTTCTGCGCGTGCTGCGGGGCGGGTCTTGGGGCGACAGTCAGGACAACGTTCGCGCTGCGAATCGGTTCAGGGTCGACCCTGCCAACCAGTTCAACCGTTGGGGGTTCCGTCTTGCCCGCTCTTACAGATAG
- a CDS encoding FAD-dependent oxidoreductase — protein MSPIGTSESPLRVAIIGSGPSGFYAAEHLFKQTDRIIEVDMYDRLPTPYGLVRGGVAPDHDKIKTVTKVYEKIAANPHFRFYGNVEFGRDLTHAEVSAHYHAVIYAVGAQTDRAMGIPGEDLPGSYAATEFVGWYNAHPDFRDHTFDFSATAVAVVGNGNVAMDVARILASGEGELRGTDIADYALEALCNSRVTDIYLLGRRGPAQAAFTHPELKEFGELAEADVIVAPSEAALDPLSADDLKRTPNTLAEKNLALLKTFSVRPPYGKPKRIHMRFLVSPLELRGNGKVEEIVLVKNVLTAAPDGSLRPKATEITETLKVGMVFRSIGYKGVPLPDVPFDAKAAVIPNKAGRVIDPATGAVRRGDYVVGWIKRGPSGVIGTNKPDSVETVNCLLEDLASLSPLSPPTSGATHREAVEALLAARQVAYVTFEDWQLLDQAEVANGAAMGRPRLKYARIPDMLAAIRERKAKRA, from the coding sequence ATGTCCCCTATTGGCACATCAGAATCCCCCCTGCGGGTAGCGATCATCGGGTCGGGACCCTCTGGGTTCTACGCCGCCGAACATCTTTTCAAACAGACAGATCGCATCATTGAGGTGGACATGTATGATCGCCTCCCCACCCCTTATGGTTTGGTGCGCGGTGGGGTTGCCCCTGATCACGACAAGATCAAGACGGTGACGAAAGTCTACGAAAAAATTGCCGCCAACCCCCATTTTCGCTTCTATGGAAACGTTGAATTCGGGCGCGACCTGACCCATGCCGAGGTGAGCGCTCACTACCACGCCGTGATCTACGCCGTTGGCGCACAGACAGACCGCGCGATGGGCATCCCAGGCGAAGACCTCCCCGGCAGCTACGCCGCGACGGAATTCGTTGGCTGGTATAACGCCCATCCCGATTTCAGGGATCACACGTTTGATTTTAGCGCCACCGCCGTCGCCGTTGTGGGGAATGGGAATGTAGCGATGGATGTGGCGCGTATCCTTGCCAGTGGCGAGGGCGAACTGCGCGGCACGGATATTGCTGATTATGCGCTAGAGGCGCTCTGCAACAGCCGCGTCACCGATATTTACCTGCTTGGGCGGCGCGGACCCGCACAGGCGGCGTTCACTCACCCAGAGTTGAAAGAATTTGGCGAGCTTGCCGAAGCCGATGTGATCGTCGCCCCCTCTGAGGCGGCGTTAGACCCGCTCAGCGCTGACGACCTCAAACGAACGCCGAATACCCTTGCCGAGAAAAATCTCGCCCTGCTCAAAACGTTCAGCGTTCGCCCGCCTTATGGGAAACCGAAACGCATCCACATGCGCTTTTTGGTCTCCCCGCTGGAACTTCGCGGGAATGGCAAGGTTGAGGAGATCGTTTTGGTGAAGAATGTCCTTACTGCCGCGCCGGATGGATCGCTCCGCCCGAAGGCGACGGAAATCACCGAGACGCTCAAAGTTGGGATGGTCTTTCGTTCCATCGGCTATAAGGGAGTCCCTCTGCCCGATGTGCCGTTTGACGCCAAAGCCGCTGTGATTCCCAACAAAGCGGGGCGCGTCATCGATCCGGCAACGGGTGCGGTGCGGCGCGGTGACTATGTGGTGGGGTGGATCAAACGGGGTCCCTCCGGCGTGATTGGGACGAATAAGCCGGATTCAGTCGAAACGGTGAACTGCCTCTTGGAAGACCTTGCCAGCCTTTCGCCGCTCTCGCCGCCGACTTCGGGAGCTACCCACCGCGAGGCAGTGGAGGCGCTTTTGGCGGCGCGTCAGGTTGCTTACGTCACCTTTGAGGATTGGCAACTGCTTGACCAAGCAGAAGTGGCAAACGGGGCAGCAATGGGGCGTCCTCGCTTGAAATACGCTCGCATCCCCGATATGTTGGCGGCGATCCGTGAACGCAAAGCAAAGCGTGCCTAG